The following proteins come from a genomic window of Flavobacterium crocinum:
- a CDS encoding autorepressor SdpR family transcription factor, which produces MNDIFKALNDATRREILELLRQKDMSAGEIADAFNISKPSISHHLDILKRADLITSEKRGQFIIYSINTTIMEDVLQWILTFKK; this is translated from the coding sequence ATGAATGATATTTTTAAAGCATTAAATGATGCAACCAGAAGAGAAATTTTGGAGCTTTTAAGACAGAAAGATATGTCTGCCGGCGAAATTGCTGATGCATTTAATATTTCGAAACCAAGCATTTCACATCATTTGGATATTTTAAAGCGTGCAGATTTAATTACATCCGAGAAAAGAGGGCAATTCATCATATATTCTATCAATACCACCATAATGGAAGATGTTTTGCAATGGATACTAACCTTTAAAAAATAA
- a CDS encoding MFS transporter: MKTNPTQKNSLKHVLFGSLIGTTIEFFDFYIYANAAVLVFPQLFFPGSDSTMATLESLATFSIAFLSRPLGSAFFGHYGDKIGRKFTLVAALLTMGISTVTIGFLPSYASIGVAAPLLLMLCRFGQGVGLGGEWGGAVLLAIENAPPNKRAWYGMFPQLGAPIGLLLSGGTFLLLTDSMSNEDFMDYGWRIPFIASALLVIVGFYIRTKITETPSFENSKKEQEEVKVPFLELVKSYKNQLIFGTFAAITTFLVFYLMTVFTLSWATSDLGIVKRDGLLIQLFSVLFFALFIPISAVVADKIGRRKMLILATAAIAVFGFFFAYFLSSGNIVLVTTFACIGMSLMGFTYGPLGTFLSELFPTNVRYSGASLTFNMAGILGAAFAPMIAIWLAKTYDVSYVGFYLVIAALISLISFLVISKDEHKF; the protein is encoded by the coding sequence ATGAAAACGAACCCAACTCAAAAGAACTCTTTAAAACATGTTCTTTTTGGAAGCCTTATTGGCACGACAATCGAATTTTTTGATTTTTATATTTATGCCAATGCCGCAGTATTGGTTTTTCCTCAGTTATTTTTCCCTGGTTCAGATTCGACAATGGCGACATTGGAATCTTTAGCCACTTTTTCGATAGCCTTTTTATCCAGGCCATTAGGATCTGCATTTTTCGGACATTACGGAGATAAGATTGGACGTAAATTTACTTTGGTTGCTGCTTTATTAACAATGGGTATTTCGACAGTTACAATTGGATTTTTGCCAAGTTATGCCAGTATTGGTGTTGCTGCTCCGTTATTACTGATGCTTTGCCGTTTTGGACAAGGTGTAGGTTTAGGAGGCGAGTGGGGAGGAGCTGTTTTGTTGGCTATCGAAAACGCACCACCAAATAAACGTGCCTGGTACGGAATGTTTCCACAATTGGGAGCTCCAATCGGATTATTACTTTCAGGAGGAACTTTCCTGTTATTAACCGACTCTATGAGCAATGAAGATTTTATGGATTATGGATGGAGAATTCCATTTATTGCCAGTGCACTTCTGGTAATTGTTGGTTTTTATATTAGAACAAAAATTACTGAAACACCTTCTTTCGAAAATTCTAAAAAAGAGCAGGAAGAAGTTAAAGTACCGTTTTTAGAATTAGTGAAATCATATAAAAACCAATTGATTTTTGGAACGTTTGCAGCTATTACAACATTCCTGGTTTTTTATTTAATGACAGTTTTTACCCTGAGCTGGGCAACATCAGACTTAGGGATTGTAAAAAGAGACGGATTATTAATTCAATTGTTTTCTGTGTTGTTTTTTGCTCTTTTTATTCCAATTTCTGCTGTAGTGGCAGACAAAATTGGTCGCCGTAAGATGCTTATTTTAGCTACGGCAGCGATTGCTGTTTTCGGATTTTTCTTTGCTTATTTCTTAAGTTCCGGAAACATTGTTTTAGTTACTACTTTTGCTTGTATCGGAATGTCTTTAATGGGATTTACTTATGGTCCGTTAGGAACTTTTTTATCAGAGTTATTTCCAACCAATGTTCGTTATTCCGGAGCGTCATTAACATTTAATATGGCAGGAATTCTTGGAGCTGCTTTTGCGCCGATGATTGCAATTTGGCTAGCTAAGACATATGATGTGAGTTATGTAGGCTTTTATTTAGTTATTGCAGCACTGATATCCTTAATTTCATTTTTGGTAATTAGTAAAGACGAACATAAGTTTTAA
- the bshC gene encoding bacillithiol biosynthesis cysteine-adding enzyme BshC — protein MPTDCISFQSSGYFSKLMQDYLDQKAELKTLYNNFPTLENFEKQITEKAANFDQNNRIPLVETLQKQYQNIEISESTQHNITLLKLENTFTITTGHQLNLFSGPLYFLYKIISTINLTKELKSKYPSYNFVPVYWMATEDHDFEEINYFNFKGKKIRWNAESTGPVGRLSTDGLEDLFEIYSKELGSSTNANTLKKLFEDAYLKHENLADATRFLANALFSTYGLVIIDADDTKLKRAFIPFVKEELENQTSFKTVQKSIEKLSDYTVQVNPREINLFYIEDKLRERIIFENDKYIVNNTKISFSKEEILKLLENNPEKFSPNVIMRPLYQEIILPNLCYIGGGGEIAYWLELKSFFEAVNITFPILLVRNSVLLATEKQAKKADNLNLTWKDLFSKSEILINTITHKLSPFPIDLTEQKQALEKQFAYLFELAEKTDKSFSGAVKAQEVKQKKGLENLEKRLLKAQKRKLQDELQRVTDLQCELFPNYSLQERQANFSEFYLENGEQLIPLLIQKLKPLEHNFNIIIT, from the coding sequence ATGCCTACCGACTGTATCAGCTTTCAATCTTCTGGTTATTTTTCTAAACTAATGCAGGATTACTTAGATCAAAAAGCAGAATTAAAAACGCTGTACAATAATTTTCCAACCCTAGAAAATTTTGAAAAACAGATTACTGAAAAAGCAGCTAATTTTGATCAGAATAACCGAATCCCATTGGTTGAGACTTTACAAAAACAATATCAAAATATTGAGATTTCGGAGTCAACCCAGCATAATATTACGCTTTTAAAACTGGAAAATACATTTACGATTACAACAGGACATCAGTTAAATTTGTTTAGCGGACCTTTGTATTTCTTATATAAAATCATTTCCACGATTAATCTGACCAAAGAATTAAAATCGAAATATCCTTCTTATAATTTTGTCCCTGTTTACTGGATGGCAACAGAAGACCATGATTTTGAAGAAATTAATTATTTTAATTTTAAAGGAAAAAAAATACGCTGGAATGCCGAAAGCACAGGACCTGTCGGCAGATTATCCACTGACGGATTAGAAGATTTATTTGAAATCTATTCTAAAGAATTAGGTTCAAGCACAAATGCAAACACACTGAAAAAACTATTTGAAGATGCGTATTTAAAACATGAAAATCTGGCTGATGCGACACGTTTTCTTGCCAACGCTCTTTTTTCAACTTATGGTTTAGTGATTATTGATGCTGATGATACTAAACTGAAACGAGCCTTTATTCCTTTTGTAAAAGAAGAATTAGAAAATCAAACTTCGTTTAAAACGGTACAAAAATCAATTGAAAAACTTTCAGATTATACTGTTCAGGTAAATCCGAGAGAAATCAATTTATTTTATATTGAAGACAAACTTCGTGAAAGAATCATTTTTGAAAATGATAAGTACATTGTCAACAATACCAAAATCTCATTCTCTAAAGAAGAAATTCTGAAATTACTGGAAAATAATCCGGAAAAATTTAGCCCGAATGTAATTATGCGTCCCTTATATCAGGAAATTATCCTGCCTAATCTTTGTTATATTGGCGGAGGCGGAGAAATTGCTTATTGGCTGGAATTAAAATCGTTTTTCGAAGCTGTAAATATTACTTTCCCAATTTTACTGGTTCGAAATTCAGTTCTTTTGGCTACTGAAAAACAAGCTAAAAAAGCAGACAATTTAAACTTAACCTGGAAAGATTTATTTAGTAAATCTGAAATTCTGATCAATACAATTACACATAAACTTTCTCCTTTTCCAATTGATTTGACAGAGCAAAAACAAGCTCTTGAAAAACAATTCGCTTATCTATTTGAATTAGCAGAAAAGACCGATAAATCTTTTTCAGGTGCCGTAAAAGCACAAGAAGTAAAACAGAAAAAAGGTTTAGAAAATCTGGAAAAACGTTTATTAAAAGCGCAAAAAAGAAAATTACAGGATGAATTGCAACGTGTAACAGATTTACAATGCGAATTGTTTCCAAATTATAGTCTTCAGGAACGTCAGGCTAACTTTTCCGAATTTTATTTAGAAAACGGCGAACAGTTGATTCCGCTTTTAATTCAAAAATTAAAACCCTTAGAACATAATTTTAATATCATAATCACCTAA
- a CDS encoding SdpI family protein gives MNLEFKKELPIIGIILVPFVYLATIWNELPETVPIHWNSKGEIDNWGNKLSLIGMLFMLPVLTYVILSVISKIDPKKRMSLMGGKLYQLKFILVLFMSILALFIIYSTKSQTISSPSFVFVLLGALFMILGNYFKVMQPNYFIGIRTPWTLENPEIWKTTHVFAGKLWFVAGLIIILGSLIFESAGFSKVFMIIVFAIAIAPIAYSYLKFKSHTKKENNL, from the coding sequence ATGAATTTAGAATTTAAAAAAGAGCTTCCAATTATTGGAATTATTTTGGTGCCTTTTGTTTATTTAGCAACAATCTGGAATGAGCTTCCTGAAACCGTTCCCATTCATTGGAACTCTAAAGGAGAGATTGATAATTGGGGAAATAAACTTAGCTTAATTGGAATGCTTTTCATGCTTCCTGTTTTAACTTATGTAATCCTGTCTGTGATTTCAAAGATTGATCCTAAAAAGAGAATGTCTTTAATGGGAGGGAAATTGTATCAGCTCAAATTTATTTTAGTTCTATTTATGTCAATTTTAGCCTTGTTTATTATTTACAGCACAAAAAGCCAAACTATTTCGAGTCCAAGTTTTGTTTTTGTATTGCTTGGTGCTTTATTTATGATTTTAGGCAATTATTTTAAAGTAATGCAACCAAACTATTTTATAGGAATCAGAACACCGTGGACTTTAGAAAATCCAGAAATTTGGAAAACAACACATGTTTTTGCTGGGAAACTTTGGTTTGTTGCAGGTCTAATTATCATTTTAGGAAGTTTGATTTTTGAAAGTGCTGGTTTTTCTAAAGTATTTATGATAATTGTTTTTGCCATTGCAATTGCTCCTATTGCTTATTCCTATTTAAAATTTAAAAGCCATACTAAAAAAGAAAATAATCTGTAA